In the Streptomyces sp. 3214.6 genome, GCGGAGCCGACGCCGAAAGGAAGACGGCATGAGCGAGACCGTTGAGATGAAGCCGGCCTCGGAGGAGGAACTCCGCGAGGCGCTGTACGACGTCGTCGACCCCGAACTGGGCATCGACGTCGTCAACCTCGGGTTGATCTACGGCATTCACATCGACGACGCGAACATCGCGACGATCGACATGACCCTGACCTCCGCGGCCTGCCCGTTGACGGACGTCATCGAGGACCAGGCGAAGTCCGCCACGGACGGCCTGGTCAACGAGCTGCGCATCAACTGGGTCTGGATGCCGCCGTGGGGCCCGGACAAGATCACGGACGACGGGCGCGAGCAGCTGCGCGCGCTCGGCTTCAACGTCTGACGACCGTCTGACGGCCTGACAGGTGTGGCCCCCCGGCAGCTGCCGGGGGGCCACACCTGTATGCGGCGCAGCTGTATGCCGCGCCGACCGCGCTCAGCCGAGGCCGTCGACGAGGCGGAACATGAAGTCCTGCCGGTTGGTGGTGTTGTAGCCGTACGGGTCCAGGCGCAGCTGGAAGTTCTTGTGGCGCAGCGCGTAGTTGGGGTAGTTCACCGACTGGAGC is a window encoding:
- a CDS encoding metal-sulfur cluster assembly factor; amino-acid sequence: MSETVEMKPASEEELREALYDVVDPELGIDVVNLGLIYGIHIDDANIATIDMTLTSAACPLTDVIEDQAKSATDGLVNELRINWVWMPPWGPDKITDDGREQLRALGFNV